One Halalkalicoccus sp. NIPERK01 genomic region harbors:
- a CDS encoding aspartate ammonia-lyase, whose translation MSEDVRIEEDSLGEMEVPADAYWGAQTQRAVENFPISGITFPRGFIRALGIVKKAAARANRDLELIEEETAEAIVEAADEVIAGEHDDQFPVDVFQTGSGTSSNMNANEVIANRATEIQGGEIGSRDVHPNDHVNYGQSSNDVIPTAMHVASLEAVEKDVLPALETLEGELEAKEEEFADVVKTGRTHLQDATPVTLGQEFSGYRTQIEKGRVRVKATRAHLAELALGGTAVGTGLNTHEEFPERAAEYIAEETGIDFVEADNHFEAQAAHDAMVEAHGALRVVAGSMNKIANDLRLLASGPRNGLGEIEQPENQPGSSIMPGKINPVVAESVNQVHKQVVGNDATVSTGGARGELDLNLYKPVLAHAFLESAELLANAAEAFGERFVAKLEANAEHCENQVEQSMALATALNPHIGYDKASDAAKTALKEDKTVREVVLEKGYLDEEEVEEVLDPELMTRRGILGQE comes from the coding sequence ATGAGCGAGGACGTTCGGATCGAGGAGGACAGTCTGGGCGAGATGGAAGTCCCCGCGGACGCCTACTGGGGCGCACAGACCCAACGGGCCGTCGAGAACTTCCCCATCTCGGGGATCACCTTCCCTCGGGGGTTCATCCGCGCGCTCGGGATCGTCAAGAAGGCCGCCGCGCGGGCGAACCGCGACCTCGAACTGATCGAGGAGGAGACGGCGGAAGCGATCGTCGAGGCCGCAGACGAGGTGATCGCGGGCGAGCACGACGACCAGTTCCCGGTCGACGTCTTCCAGACCGGGTCGGGCACCTCCTCGAACATGAACGCGAACGAGGTGATCGCGAACCGCGCGACCGAGATTCAGGGCGGGGAGATCGGTTCGCGCGACGTCCACCCCAACGACCACGTCAACTACGGCCAGTCGAGCAACGACGTGATCCCGACGGCGATGCACGTCGCCAGCCTCGAAGCCGTCGAGAAGGACGTGTTGCCCGCGCTCGAAACCCTCGAAGGTGAACTCGAAGCGAAAGAGGAGGAGTTCGCGGACGTCGTGAAGACGGGCCGCACGCACCTGCAGGACGCGACGCCCGTGACGCTCGGCCAGGAGTTCTCGGGATATCGGACCCAGATCGAGAAGGGGCGTGTGCGCGTGAAGGCGACGCGAGCGCACCTCGCGGAACTCGCACTCGGCGGGACCGCCGTCGGCACGGGGCTGAACACCCACGAGGAGTTCCCCGAGCGCGCCGCGGAGTACATCGCGGAGGAGACCGGGATCGACTTCGTCGAAGCCGACAACCACTTCGAGGCGCAGGCCGCCCACGACGCGATGGTCGAGGCCCACGGCGCGCTGCGCGTGGTCGCCGGCTCGATGAACAAGATCGCGAACGACCTCCGACTGCTGGCGTCGGGCCCGCGAAACGGGCTCGGGGAGATCGAACAGCCCGAAAATCAACCGGGAAGCTCGATCATGCCCGGTAAGATCAACCCCGTCGTCGCGGAATCGGTCAACCAGGTCCACAAGCAGGTCGTCGGCAACGACGCGACCGTTTCCACGGGGGGTGCGCGCGGCGAACTCGACCTCAACCTCTACAAACCCGTCCTCGCCCACGCCTTCCTCGAATCGGCCGAACTGCTCGCGAACGCCGCCGAGGCGTTCGGCGAGCGCTTCGTCGCCAAACTCGAGGCCAACGCCGAGCACTGCGAGAACCAGGTCGAACAGTCGATGGCGCTCGCGACCGCGCTCAACCCCCACATCGGCTACGACAAGGCGAGCGACGCCGCCAAAACGGCTCTGAAGGAGGACAAAACCGTCAGAGAAGTCGTCCTCGAGAAGGGATACCTCGACGAGGAGGAGGTAGAGGAGGTGCTCGACCCCGAACTGATGACCCGTCGGGGAATCCTCGGACAGGAGTGA
- a CDS encoding HVO_2901 family zinc finger protein, with product MYTCRNCKRTFRTELALSLHRDTCAEGQLFCRVCGDRFAERRATRDGWHYACPNDDCEGEGLTEDILRVDDVRIATRTR from the coding sequence ATGTACACGTGCCGTAACTGCAAGCGGACCTTCCGGACCGAACTCGCGCTCTCGCTCCACCGCGATACGTGTGCGGAGGGGCAGTTGTTCTGTCGGGTCTGCGGGGATCGGTTCGCCGAACGGCGCGCCACCCGGGACGGCTGGCACTACGCCTGTCCGAACGACGACTGCGAGGGCGAGGGTCTCACCGAGGACATCCTCCGGGTCGACGACGTACGGATCGCGACGCGAACGCGATAG
- the gatE gene encoding Glu-tRNA(Gln) amidotransferase subunit GatE, producing the protein MTDSDTYDYEALGLVAGLEIHQQLDTATKLFCACPTERREPAESTRTFTRFLHPTRSELGEIDEAALEESRVDREFEYLAYDTTCLVEADDEPPHRMDDEALEVALEIAGLLEMEPVDQAHVMRKIVVDGSNTSGFQRSSLIATDGAIETSEGAVGIEDLLLEEESAQRIDETESGVRWSLDRLGIPLVEIGTSPDIRSPEQALEAAERIGMLLRSTGTVKRGLGTIRQDVNVSIAEGARVEMKGVQSLDDIDDLVRGEVGRQVALLEIAEELDERGASVGDPMDASEVFEGTDSGVIRSALSDGGSVMAVPLYGFDGLVGREIQPDRRLGTELSDHAKRHGAGGIFHTDELPAYGVTAEEVAALRDATDAGPEDAVAIVADDTSTAESAIEAIAARAGTAIEGVPEETRGANDDGTSRYLRPLPGAARMYPETDVPPVEPDPSEVETPELLTEKVERYQSEHGLDAGLAEQVAYGRRMALFERVVSEGVDPTLAAGTLESTLTELRRDDVPVGNLSENQLAGTLALVRDGDLPKGSVADLLAALAESPELSPEEALEREDLGGASEDDVREAVREVVERNSEQIEEEGMAAFSGLMGEAMGALGGKADGEAVSTALREEIQQRA; encoded by the coding sequence ATGACCGACAGCGACACCTACGACTACGAGGCGCTGGGGCTGGTCGCCGGCCTCGAGATCCACCAGCAACTCGACACGGCGACCAAGCTCTTCTGTGCGTGTCCGACCGAGCGGCGCGAGCCCGCCGAATCGACGCGGACGTTCACGCGTTTTCTCCACCCGACCAGAAGCGAGCTGGGGGAGATCGACGAGGCCGCCCTCGAAGAGAGCCGGGTCGATCGGGAGTTCGAGTACCTCGCCTACGACACGACGTGTCTGGTCGAGGCCGATGACGAGCCACCCCATCGGATGGACGACGAGGCACTCGAGGTCGCCCTGGAGATCGCCGGGTTGCTCGAGATGGAACCAGTCGATCAGGCCCACGTCATGCGGAAGATCGTCGTCGACGGCTCGAATACGTCGGGGTTCCAGCGCTCGTCGCTGATCGCCACTGACGGGGCGATCGAGACGAGCGAGGGGGCGGTCGGGATCGAGGACCTCCTGCTCGAGGAGGAGAGCGCCCAGCGGATCGACGAAACGGAATCGGGGGTGCGCTGGAGCCTCGACAGGCTCGGGATCCCCCTCGTCGAGATCGGTACCAGCCCCGACATCCGCTCGCCCGAGCAGGCGCTCGAGGCCGCCGAACGCATCGGGATGCTGCTGCGCTCGACCGGCACGGTGAAACGCGGGCTGGGCACCATCCGACAGGACGTCAACGTCTCGATCGCGGAGGGCGCCCGCGTCGAGATGAAGGGCGTCCAGAGCCTCGACGATATCGACGACCTCGTGCGCGGGGAGGTCGGCCGGCAGGTCGCGCTCCTCGAAATCGCCGAGGAACTCGACGAGCGCGGAGCGAGCGTCGGCGATCCCATGGACGCCAGCGAGGTCTTCGAGGGGACCGACAGCGGCGTCATCCGGAGTGCCCTCTCCGACGGCGGTTCGGTGATGGCCGTCCCCCTCTACGGGTTCGACGGGCTGGTCGGCCGGGAGATCCAGCCCGACCGGCGACTCGGCACCGAGCTCTCGGATCACGCGAAACGCCACGGCGCGGGGGGGATCTTCCACACCGACGAGCTACCGGCCTACGGCGTCACCGCCGAGGAGGTCGCGGCGCTCAGGGACGCGACGGACGCCGGCCCCGAGGACGCGGTCGCCATCGTCGCCGACGATACCTCGACTGCCGAAAGCGCGATCGAAGCGATCGCCGCCCGCGCGGGGACCGCCATCGAGGGCGTCCCCGAGGAGACCCGCGGCGCGAACGATGACGGGACCTCGCGGTACCTCCGTCCGCTTCCGGGCGCCGCACGGATGTACCCCGAGACGGACGTTCCTCCGGTGGAGCCGGATCCGAGCGAGGTCGAGACGCCGGAACTCCTCACCGAAAAGGTGGAACGCTACCAGTCCGAGCACGGCCTCGACGCCGGACTCGCCGAACAGGTCGCCTACGGCCGGCGAATGGCGCTGTTCGAACGCGTCGTGAGCGAGGGGGTCGACCCCACCCTGGCCGCGGGAACGCTCGAATCCACCCTTACGGAGCTTCGCCGGGACGACGTTCCGGTGGGGAACCTGAGCGAGAACCAACTCGCCGGGACGCTCGCGCTGGTCCGTGACGGCGACCTCCCGAAGGGAAGCGTCGCCGACCTGCTCGCGGCGCTCGCGGAGTCGCCGGAACTCTCGCCCGAGGAAGCGCTCGAACGGGAGGATCTGGGCGGAGCCTCCGAGGACGACGTCCGAGAGGCCGTCCGCGAGGTCGTCGAGCGCAATTCCGAGCAGATCGAGGAGGAGGGGATGGCCGCCTTCTCGGGTCTCATGGGCGAGGCGATGGGCGCCCTGGGAGGAAAAGCCGACGGCGAGGCCGTCAGCACCGCTCTACGGGAGGAGATCCAACAGCGGGCCTGA
- a CDS encoding DUF6176 family protein gives MVDVVLLRLRVTPGWPRRVMELFVRILRAEQFVMRRGRLGAAFRRWLNAQLEPILDEEGMHTESVFLDQEGGDLQLLWYMEAESMKGVYEAFEESESALTEGRVAEWLLEAPEKILTTDVESDYPLLAHAWHPDRP, from the coding sequence ATGGTCGATGTGGTACTGCTTCGACTGCGCGTCACGCCCGGCTGGCCCCGACGGGTCATGGAACTGTTCGTCAGGATACTGCGCGCCGAGCAGTTCGTGATGCGACGCGGACGGCTCGGGGCGGCGTTTCGGCGCTGGCTCAACGCACAGCTCGAACCGATCCTCGACGAGGAGGGGATGCACACGGAGTCGGTGTTCCTCGACCAGGAAGGCGGCGACCTCCAGCTCCTGTGGTACATGGAAGCAGAAAGTATGAAAGGGGTGTACGAGGCGTTCGAGGAGTCCGAAAGCGCGCTGACCGAGGGGAGAGTCGCCGAGTGGCTGCTCGAAGCGCCCGAGAAGATCCTCACGACCGACGTCGAGAGCGACTACCCGCTTCTCGCACACGCCTGGCACCCGGACCGGCCCTGA
- a CDS encoding RNA methyltransferase yields the protein MISVVVVDAETPGNVGTIARAMKNFGFSELLLVDPPELDPDGEAYGFAGQAREDILPNAREVTFEKVIEDFHTVGFTATTNEDARKHVRFPFRTPAELAEDLSKVETDVALLFGRERIGLTNEELARLDQICAIPASADYPVLNLGQAATVALYELRGLAMDDSQLPDVEHERAAEPEIERFYERFDTTLETVGYPDGKRPKTMRLVRRLVGRAHPTDREITTLHGVLRAIERATRR from the coding sequence GTGATCAGCGTCGTCGTGGTTGACGCCGAGACGCCCGGCAACGTCGGCACCATCGCCCGCGCGATGAAGAACTTCGGCTTTTCCGAACTGCTGCTCGTCGACCCGCCCGAACTCGATCCCGATGGTGAGGCCTACGGCTTCGCCGGACAGGCCCGCGAGGACATACTGCCGAACGCCCGGGAAGTGACGTTCGAGAAGGTCATCGAGGACTTCCACACCGTGGGTTTCACCGCGACGACCAACGAGGACGCCAGAAAACACGTCCGATTTCCCTTCCGGACGCCCGCCGAACTCGCCGAGGACCTCTCGAAGGTAGAAACGGACGTGGCACTTCTCTTCGGGCGCGAGCGCATCGGGCTGACGAACGAGGAACTCGCCCGTCTCGACCAGATCTGTGCGATCCCCGCGAGCGCCGACTACCCCGTACTCAACCTCGGACAGGCCGCGACGGTCGCGCTGTACGAACTGCGGGGGCTGGCGATGGACGACTCACAGCTGCCCGACGTGGAACACGAACGCGCCGCCGAACCCGAGATCGAGCGGTTCTACGAGCGGTTCGACACGACGCTCGAAACGGTCGGCTATCCCGACGGAAAGCGCCCGAAGACGATGCGACTCGTCCGCCGGCTGGTCGGGCGCGCCCACCCGACCGACAGGGAGATCACTACCTTACATGGTGTGTTGCGGGCGATCGAGCGAGCGACGCGACGTTGA
- the folP gene encoding dihydropteroate synthase yields the protein MQTVEAAGLGIGDDHPPRIMGVLNVSEESPYDPSVFSDPGEAAAYVDRELIGEGADIVDVGLESANKRLDVLSPEEELDRLDTAIETIDSVSGDAVFSIETRYSEVAERALSRGFNMVNDVCGFADPAMPEVCAAHAAAVVKMASPPDLERPGAIESVDDIYDALATNGFTEKTILDPAFGGWSPEKTLADDRETLSRLREFRAYGRPLLVSINRKNFLRDVAGRSTEEALPVSLAATAMAVERGAHVLRTHDVAETRDAALVGREFARERLSNLAVEELDVTSEREAARHLERVGGNAELADAGVTRWFRLSDLGDAYDPLAAAVADSRGVHLAGADPALLFGTRDGIDSLNRVISDESSRLSAILSKILDEYH from the coding sequence ATGCAGACCGTCGAGGCCGCCGGACTGGGGATCGGCGACGACCACCCGCCGCGGATCATGGGCGTTCTCAACGTCAGCGAGGAGTCGCCCTACGACCCGAGCGTCTTTTCCGACCCCGGCGAGGCGGCCGCGTACGTCGACCGCGAACTGATAGGGGAGGGCGCGGACATCGTCGACGTCGGCCTCGAATCCGCGAACAAACGCCTCGACGTGCTCTCACCCGAGGAGGAACTCGACCGCCTCGATACCGCCATCGAAACCATCGACTCCGTCTCGGGCGACGCGGTCTTCTCGATCGAGACCCGCTACTCCGAGGTGGCCGAGAGGGCGCTCTCGCGGGGATTCAACATGGTCAACGACGTCTGTGGCTTCGCCGACCCCGCGATGCCCGAGGTCTGTGCGGCCCACGCTGCCGCCGTCGTCAAGATGGCCTCGCCGCCGGACCTCGAACGCCCCGGCGCGATCGAATCGGTCGACGACATTTACGACGCACTCGCGACCAACGGCTTCACCGAGAAGACGATCCTCGACCCCGCGTTCGGGGGGTGGAGCCCCGAGAAGACCCTCGCGGACGACCGCGAGACGCTCTCCAGGTTACGGGAGTTTCGCGCCTACGGACGGCCCCTCCTGGTCTCGATCAACCGCAAGAACTTCCTGCGCGATGTCGCCGGCCGAAGTACCGAGGAGGCGCTTCCCGTCTCGCTGGCGGCGACCGCGATGGCCGTCGAACGGGGCGCCCACGTCCTCAGAACCCACGACGTGGCCGAGACCCGCGACGCCGCCCTGGTCGGCCGGGAGTTCGCCCGCGAGCGCCTCTCGAACCTCGCGGTCGAGGAACTCGACGTGACGAGCGAGCGGGAGGCCGCCCGCCACCTCGAACGCGTCGGCGGGAACGCCGAACTGGCCGACGCGGGCGTCACCCGCTGGTTTCGCCTCTCGGATCTCGGGGACGCCTACGACCCGCTCGCCGCCGCGGTCGCCGATAGCAGGGGGGTACACCTCGCGGGCGCCGACCCCGCCCTCCTGTTCGGCACCCGGGACGGGATCGACTCGCTGAATCGGGTGATCTCAGACGAATCGAGCCGCCTCTCGGCTATACTCTCGAAGATTCTAGATGAATATCATTAA
- a CDS encoding 6-hydroxymethylpterin diphosphokinase MptE-like protein gives MNFETWEPVYESILADFGFDRQADAHARDVLAELTGPFDGRRLAGIEGATVAVAGAGPSLPDELDSVADADYVIAASTAADVLLAAGLDPDLLVTDVDKNPETARELTRKGTPVAVHAHGDNLGLIETWVPRFDSEHVLPTTQTAPRGPVANFGGFTDGDRGAFLADEFGAGRMEFPGWDFDDPSVDAMKARKLRWAERLLHWLETRRGERFAVLDGRRDGIRSVN, from the coding sequence ATGAACTTCGAGACGTGGGAGCCGGTCTACGAGTCGATCCTCGCGGACTTCGGGTTCGATCGTCAAGCGGACGCGCACGCCCGCGACGTGCTCGCCGAACTCACGGGGCCGTTCGACGGGCGCCGTCTCGCGGGGATCGAGGGAGCGACCGTCGCGGTGGCGGGGGCGGGACCCTCGCTTCCCGACGAACTCGATTCCGTGGCGGACGCCGACTACGTGATCGCGGCCTCGACCGCCGCCGACGTGCTCCTCGCGGCTGGCCTCGACCCCGACCTGCTGGTCACGGACGTCGACAAGAACCCCGAGACCGCTCGGGAACTCACCCGGAAGGGGACACCGGTCGCCGTCCACGCCCACGGGGACAACCTCGGGCTGATCGAGACGTGGGTGCCCCGGTTCGACTCCGAGCACGTCCTCCCGACGACGCAGACCGCTCCGAGAGGGCCCGTAGCGAACTTCGGGGGGTTCACCGACGGCGACCGGGGGGCCTTCCTCGCCGACGAGTTCGGCGCGGGGAGGATGGAGTTTCCGGGGTGGGACTTCGATGACCCCTCCGTCGATGCGATGAAAGCCCGGAAGCTTCGCTGGGCCGAACGCCTGCTTCACTGGCTCGAAACCCGCCGCGGGGAGCGGTTCGCGGTTCTCGACGGCCGGCGCGACGGGATCCGTTCCGTGAATTGA
- a CDS encoding NADPH:quinone oxidoreductase family protein, which produces MNAIRIEEFGDSDALEASEIDRPEPGAGEVLLDVRAAGINFADIMQRRGEYPGGPQPPFTPGMEAAGVVSEAEGTGLEEGDRVVGLVGRGGYAEYAVADEGALFPIPEGMGFEEAAGFPVQYITAHNCLFEWGGLEEGERVLIHAAAGGVGTAAVQLASRAGAEVFGTASTGEKLDLAAELGCDHPINYTETDVATEVEEITEEGLDLVLDGVGGESFERSVEALAPFGRVVTYGVASGKPGRVETPTLFFGNNSVIGYHLGRASQQAPERVFEAVPDLTEGFASGELEVVVGETFDLEDAAEAHASIENRESRGKVVLVP; this is translated from the coding sequence GTGAACGCCATTCGAATCGAGGAGTTCGGCGACAGCGACGCGCTCGAAGCGAGCGAGATCGACCGGCCCGAACCGGGGGCGGGAGAGGTCCTGCTCGACGTGCGGGCGGCGGGGATCAACTTCGCCGATATAATGCAGCGCCGTGGCGAGTATCCCGGCGGTCCACAGCCACCGTTCACGCCGGGTATGGAGGCCGCGGGCGTCGTGAGCGAGGCCGAGGGAACCGGCCTCGAGGAGGGCGATCGGGTCGTCGGGCTGGTCGGACGGGGCGGCTACGCGGAGTACGCCGTCGCCGACGAGGGGGCGCTGTTTCCGATTCCCGAGGGGATGGGTTTCGAGGAGGCCGCCGGATTCCCGGTCCAGTACATCACCGCGCACAACTGCCTGTTCGAGTGGGGTGGACTCGAAGAGGGCGAGCGGGTGTTGATCCACGCCGCCGCGGGCGGGGTCGGCACCGCCGCCGTCCAACTCGCCTCCCGTGCGGGCGCTGAGGTGTTCGGCACCGCGAGCACGGGGGAGAAACTCGATCTCGCCGCCGAGTTGGGCTGTGATCACCCGATCAACTACACCGAGACGGACGTCGCGACGGAAGTCGAGGAGATCACAGAGGAGGGACTAGACCTCGTCCTCGACGGGGTCGGCGGCGAGAGCTTCGAGCGGAGCGTCGAGGCGCTCGCGCCGTTCGGCCGGGTCGTCACGTATGGCGTCGCGAGCGGCAAGCCTGGACGAGTGGAGACCCCGACGCTCTTCTTCGGGAACAATTCGGTGATCGGCTACCACCTCGGACGGGCGAGCCAGCAGGCACCCGAGCGGGTGTTCGAGGCGGTCCCCGACCTGACCGAGGGCTTTGCCTCGGGCGAGTTGGAGGTCGTCGTCGGCGAGACGTTCGACCTGGAGGACGCGGCCGAGGCCCACGCGTCCATCGAGAACCGCGAGAGCCGCGGGAAGGTCGTCCTCGTCCCCTAG
- a CDS encoding carotenoid oxygenase family protein encodes MADHRLGFRSFDEETDSATLEVAGELPDWLSGTLYRNGPGRFEVGDRTLAHWFDGFALLRRFEIHDGEIGYSSRFLDSDAYRAAQDGELRYGEFGTTPSWSLLDRLRTRLGGIQTDNASITVRHRDGEHRAVTETAREVAFDPADLSTLGHRTVDVAATGTLAHDHYDFLQEEWVGLGTRFGRKPGYVLYRDPDDGPAERIAHVERDEPAYLHSFALTDHYAVVTEHPFRTAPRRLLSDRPYVESFRWYPERETRFLVVDRRDGEVVAEPGVQPFFTFHHVDAHERGDDLFVDLVAFEDHSIVPALSLANLRSRAPDVPSGELRRYRIDLETGRAEGRTIFEGGIEFPTIHYAEANLHPYQFCYGVGTDGGFNDRLHKVDVERGSARVWAEEGIHPGEALFVPRPGGEQEDDGVLLSVALDTDEERSCVLVLDAAEFEERARAYLPHALPFDFHGTFYMEGQEPTPSMT; translated from the coding sequence ATGGCAGATCACCGTCTGGGGTTCCGATCGTTCGACGAGGAGACCGATTCGGCGACGCTCGAGGTCGCGGGAGAGCTCCCCGACTGGCTCTCGGGGACGCTCTACAGGAACGGACCCGGGCGGTTCGAGGTCGGCGATCGAACCCTCGCCCACTGGTTCGACGGGTTCGCGCTGCTCCGTCGCTTCGAGATCCACGACGGGGAGATCGGGTACTCGAGTCGGTTCCTCGACAGCGACGCCTACCGGGCGGCACAGGATGGTGAGCTTCGCTACGGGGAGTTCGGGACGACCCCCTCGTGGTCGTTGCTCGATCGCCTGCGGACCCGCCTCGGCGGCATCCAGACCGACAACGCCTCGATCACGGTCCGCCACCGCGACGGCGAACACCGGGCCGTGACCGAGACCGCCCGCGAGGTCGCCTTCGACCCCGCGGACCTCTCGACGCTCGGCCACCGGACGGTCGACGTCGCGGCGACCGGAACCCTCGCCCACGACCACTACGACTTCCTCCAGGAGGAGTGGGTCGGCCTCGGGACGCGGTTCGGCCGGAAGCCGGGCTACGTCCTCTATCGCGACCCCGACGACGGCCCCGCCGAACGAATCGCCCACGTCGAGCGCGACGAACCCGCCTACCTGCACAGCTTCGCGCTGACGGACCACTACGCCGTCGTCACCGAACACCCCTTCCGGACCGCCCCGCGCCGCCTGCTCTCGGACCGGCCCTACGTCGAGAGCTTCCGGTGGTACCCCGAGCGCGAGACGCGCTTTCTCGTCGTCGACCGGCGCGACGGCGAGGTGGTCGCCGAACCCGGCGTCCAGCCCTTCTTCACGTTCCACCACGTCGACGCCCACGAACGCGGCGACGACCTGTTCGTCGACCTCGTCGCCTTCGAGGACCACTCGATCGTCCCCGCGCTCTCGCTCGCGAACCTCCGCTCGCGCGCGCCCGACGTCCCCTCGGGGGAGCTCCGGCGCTACCGGATCGACCTCGAGACCGGGCGTGCGGAGGGACGAACCATCTTCGAGGGGGGAATCGAGTTCCCCACGATCCACTACGCCGAGGCGAACCTCCACCCCTACCAGTTCTGCTACGGCGTCGGAACGGACGGGGGTTTCAACGACCGCCTGCACAAGGTCGACGTCGAGCGCGGGAGCGCTCGGGTGTGGGCCGAGGAGGGAATCCACCCGGGCGAGGCGCTGTTCGTCCCCCGGCCCGGCGGCGAGCAGGAGGACGACGGCGTTCTTCTCTCGGTCGCGCTCGATACCGACGAGGAGCGCTCGTGCGTGCTCGTCCTCGACGCCGCGGAGTTCGAGGAACGCGCCCGCGCGTACCTCCCCCACGCGCTCCCGTTCGACTTCCACGGGACGTTCTACATGGAGGGCCAGGAGCCGACGCCGTCGATGACCTAG
- a CDS encoding TIGR04024 family LLM class F420-dependent oxidoreductase — protein sequence MTAREVHLPVAAQSGVDSLVSYARRAERAGYGRVWSPETWGRDAVASLAVLAERTDSIGLGSSILPVYSRSPALLGQSAATLQEVSEGRFRLGIGPSGPAVIEGWHGAAFDRPLRRTRECVEVVRRVLSGERVEYDGEVFQLSGFRLRSKPPETPPPVDVAGLGPKSVELAGRFADGWHAVVFTPDGVRERLADLERGADLGNRDPSELRTTLSLTCCALEDRERARELARQHTAFYVGGMGTYYRKSLARQGYEEEANAVAAAWGSGEREEALGAIPDDLLDDLCAAGTPEEARGMIERFESVEGLDALAVSFPRGATEDEIETTIEALAP from the coding sequence ATGACTGCGCGGGAGGTACACCTGCCCGTGGCCGCTCAGTCGGGGGTCGACTCGCTCGTCTCCTACGCACGGCGGGCCGAGCGAGCGGGCTACGGCCGCGTCTGGTCGCCCGAGACGTGGGGCCGTGACGCGGTGGCGTCCCTCGCCGTCCTCGCGGAACGCACCGACTCGATCGGGTTGGGGTCGAGCATCCTCCCCGTCTACTCGCGCTCCCCCGCGTTGCTCGGCCAGAGCGCCGCGACCCTCCAGGAGGTGAGCGAGGGCCGGTTCCGACTGGGTATCGGCCCCAGCGGTCCCGCGGTGATCGAGGGCTGGCACGGCGCGGCGTTCGACCGCCCGCTCAGGCGGACCCGCGAGTGCGTCGAGGTCGTCCGGCGGGTGCTCTCGGGCGAGCGCGTCGAGTACGACGGCGAGGTCTTCCAGCTCTCGGGGTTCCGTCTCCGATCGAAGCCGCCCGAGACCCCGCCGCCGGTCGACGTCGCGGGTCTGGGTCCGAAGTCGGTCGAACTCGCCGGCCGGTTCGCCGATGGGTGGCACGCGGTCGTCTTCACGCCCGACGGCGTTCGAGAGCGACTCGCGGACCTCGAACGGGGAGCCGACCTCGGAAACCGCGACCCGAGCGAGCTTCGAACCACGCTCTCGCTGACCTGCTGTGCCCTCGAGGACCGCGAGCGCGCCCGCGAACTCGCGCGCCAGCACACCGCCTTCTACGTCGGCGGAATGGGCACCTATTATCGAAAATCGCTGGCCCGCCAGGGCTACGAGGAGGAGGCGAACGCCGTCGCGGCGGCCTGGGGCAGCGGCGAGCGCGAGGAGGCGCTGGGGGCGATCCCCGACGACCTGCTCGACGACCTCTGTGCGGCGGGCACGCCCGAGGAGGCGAGGGGGATGATCGAGCGTTTCGAGTCGGTCGAGGGGCTGGACGCGCTCGCGGTGAGCTTTCCCCGCGGGGCGACCGAGGACGAAATCGAGACGACGATCGAGGCGCTCGCGCCCTAG